A genomic region of Bdellovibrionales bacterium contains the following coding sequences:
- a CDS encoding alpha/beta hydrolase, whose translation MANINNPDMKNPEEPLPYSGFRRRASLKKYEEVIIFVHQFGGSPIALARHLLLANEMGFDAVAFQLKFNRIRLMQFPPLTRNYRFGAPEVWAEQISDILASIPERKVLFTLSSPGSGALLSIARRNPQDVVGWICDGGPFAQIQRCLWNLFTHEYTITNPVSRIVKASFAVQLLGGRRYKKTCDDALAQLPPRFPILSIRAWKDKLVPMQAIEEFFAGANHLHLEVFSIPEVGHLQGLSRSPKEYKLRVEKFLHGIATPTNRAKSESTGPRESSQ comes from the coding sequence GTGGCCAACATAAACAATCCAGACATGAAAAATCCCGAAGAACCACTTCCCTATTCCGGGTTTCGGCGAAGAGCCTCCCTAAAAAAATACGAGGAGGTCATCATCTTTGTGCACCAATTCGGTGGTTCTCCGATTGCGCTGGCCCGACATCTCCTTTTGGCAAATGAAATGGGGTTTGATGCTGTTGCTTTTCAACTCAAATTCAACCGAATCCGTCTTATGCAATTTCCGCCGCTCACTCGAAACTATCGATTTGGAGCCCCAGAAGTTTGGGCTGAGCAAATTTCGGATATCTTAGCGTCAATTCCCGAGCGCAAAGTTCTTTTTACTCTCTCAAGCCCTGGTTCAGGAGCTCTTCTCTCTATCGCTCGACGAAATCCCCAGGATGTCGTTGGATGGATTTGTGATGGCGGACCTTTTGCGCAAATACAACGATGCCTGTGGAATCTCTTCACTCATGAATACACGATCACAAATCCTGTAAGTCGAATCGTTAAAGCTAGCTTTGCCGTTCAATTGCTTGGAGGAAGGCGATATAAAAAGACATGCGACGACGCACTTGCACAATTGCCACCTCGATTTCCAATTTTGAGCATTCGCGCCTGGAAGGACAAATTAGTCCCCATGCAAGCCATTGAGGAATTTTTCGCAGGAGCCAATCATTTGCACCTCGAAGTCTTTAGCATTCCCGAGGTTGGCCATCTACAAGGACTGAGTCGATCACCAAAGGAATATAAGCTAAGAGTGGAAAAGTTTCTCCATGGAATTGCCACCCCGACAAATCGAGCAAAAAGCGAATCGACCGGTCCACGTGAGAGTTCTCAGTGA
- a CDS encoding HAD hydrolase-like protein has protein sequence MSRLLMFDFDGTLVDTGPDIAAAVNELLKLHNKPPLPYEVIITYIGGGLGNLIEKVAPEANGNLDQIKRIEVEFLEIYDRHILNSPRPLKDAEKFLDTCPHQIAIVSNKKEHHLKKLLKHLGWEHFPWVSVFGGDSFDKKKPHPFPLLQTMRRANIDPDSSILVGDGIPDVDAALGCGVTSVAVTFGYAPVAELLRRGAHEQISSFSELNLLYP, from the coding sequence GTGAGTCGACTCTTGATGTTTGATTTTGACGGGACTCTTGTTGATACCGGTCCCGACATTGCCGCTGCCGTAAATGAGCTTCTCAAACTTCACAATAAACCACCGCTGCCCTACGAAGTTATCATCACTTATATAGGAGGAGGACTTGGCAATCTTATCGAGAAAGTCGCTCCCGAGGCCAACGGAAATCTGGATCAAATAAAAAGAATTGAGGTTGAATTTCTTGAGATTTATGACCGACACATTCTCAATAGCCCTCGGCCACTAAAGGATGCTGAAAAATTCTTGGATACCTGCCCACATCAAATAGCCATTGTTTCCAATAAAAAGGAGCATCACTTAAAAAAACTACTGAAACATCTGGGATGGGAGCACTTTCCTTGGGTTTCTGTTTTTGGCGGAGATTCCTTTGATAAAAAGAAACCCCATCCATTTCCACTTCTACAGACAATGCGTCGTGCCAATATTGATCCGGATAGTTCCATCCTTGTTGGAGATGGAATTCCAGATGTTGACGCAGCTCTTGGCTGTGGTGTCACCTCAGTAGCTGTCACTTTTGGCTATGCGCCAGTTGCGGAACTATTAAGGAGAGGCGCCCACGAGCAAATCAGTTCCTTCTCTGAGCTCAACTTATTGTATCCTTAA
- a CDS encoding ABC transporter substrate-binding protein — translation MFNHKILRTFSGGFIASFFVTLIMTQAACTRKTTEGENTLNTVVRANVKGLDPIYASDVYSNTVVSQIYETLLQYHYLKRPLELQPLLAESLPTVSTDGLVHTFKIRKGVKFHDSEAFPDGKGREITSQDFVYSWKRLMDPSNSSDGAWIFEGRIAGLDAWRNGISKKEATFDSPIEGLQTPDNHTLVIKLTKPFYQLHYVLALGYASVVPKEAVDKYGKEFLNHPVGTGPFKFENWVRNSRIVLLKNPEWLGHTYPTEGELTDEANGLLKDAGKKIPFIDKVVIHEIIEDQPAWLKFQQGELDTLNIPKDNFDSAVVNNQLSPEMKKKGIKLEVTVEPDVTYTSFNMLDPLVGKNENLRKAISYGEDTATAIQKFYNGRAVSAQSPIPPGVDAYDPEFKNPYKEFNVSKAKEFLAKAGFPEGKGLPELVYSTTNTSTAAQMAELFKINMEKIGVKIKIEATSWPQFTEKVRDKKAQIWGIAWLADYPDAENFLQLLYGKNVSPGPNGSNFVDPSFDQLYEKAALLPPGPERTQVYRKMRDIVVEKSPWVPGVHRLGYQMYQGWLDNFKSHSIINGSFKYYKVRPNKYNSLGPNWVSIDHFPNSTFFSWAKLQLSILGEAGQPNKRSQV, via the coding sequence ATGTTCAATCACAAGATTTTGCGAACATTCTCTGGGGGATTCATTGCCTCCTTTTTTGTGACCCTCATCATGACTCAAGCCGCGTGCACAAGAAAGACAACAGAGGGGGAAAATACATTAAATACGGTTGTTCGAGCGAACGTGAAGGGACTTGATCCTATTTATGCTTCTGATGTCTACTCGAACACCGTCGTATCACAGATCTATGAAACTCTTCTCCAGTACCATTACTTAAAACGTCCCCTGGAGCTTCAGCCGCTCCTCGCCGAGTCTCTGCCCACCGTTTCAACTGATGGTTTGGTGCATACCTTTAAGATTCGCAAGGGCGTTAAATTTCATGACAGCGAAGCTTTCCCCGATGGCAAAGGGAGGGAAATAACCTCCCAAGATTTTGTTTATTCTTGGAAGAGATTAATGGATCCCTCTAATTCTTCGGATGGAGCGTGGATTTTTGAAGGACGAATTGCGGGACTGGATGCATGGCGAAATGGAATTTCAAAAAAGGAGGCGACCTTTGACTCGCCGATCGAGGGGCTGCAGACCCCAGACAACCATACGCTTGTTATTAAACTCACAAAGCCGTTTTACCAACTTCACTACGTCTTGGCTTTGGGCTACGCCTCCGTCGTTCCTAAGGAGGCCGTTGATAAATACGGCAAGGAGTTCCTCAATCACCCTGTAGGAACTGGTCCATTCAAATTCGAAAACTGGGTGCGAAACAGTCGAATTGTTCTTCTTAAAAATCCGGAGTGGTTGGGCCACACTTACCCCACTGAAGGGGAGCTCACCGATGAAGCCAATGGTCTTCTTAAAGACGCAGGCAAGAAAATTCCATTTATCGATAAAGTTGTCATTCATGAAATCATCGAAGATCAACCGGCCTGGCTGAAATTTCAGCAAGGTGAGCTTGATACGCTGAATATCCCCAAAGACAACTTTGACAGCGCTGTTGTAAACAACCAACTCTCGCCCGAGATGAAAAAAAAAGGAATCAAGCTTGAAGTCACCGTCGAACCTGATGTGACTTACACTTCCTTCAATATGCTAGACCCTTTGGTCGGAAAGAATGAAAACCTTCGTAAGGCCATATCGTATGGGGAAGACACTGCAACTGCGATTCAAAAATTTTACAACGGTCGCGCGGTGAGTGCACAAAGTCCGATTCCTCCCGGAGTTGATGCTTACGATCCTGAATTTAAAAATCCGTACAAAGAATTTAATGTCTCGAAAGCGAAGGAGTTTTTAGCTAAAGCTGGCTTTCCAGAGGGAAAGGGACTTCCGGAATTAGTCTATTCAACGACAAATACTTCGACGGCCGCTCAAATGGCTGAGCTTTTTAAAATCAATATGGAAAAGATTGGGGTAAAAATCAAAATTGAGGCTACCTCATGGCCCCAGTTTACTGAAAAGGTCAGAGATAAAAAGGCCCAAATTTGGGGAATTGCTTGGCTGGCAGATTACCCAGATGCAGAAAACTTTCTTCAGCTGCTTTACGGTAAGAACGTATCACCGGGCCCAAATGGTTCTAATTTTGTAGATCCATCATTCGATCAACTCTATGAAAAAGCAGCCCTGCTGCCCCCCGGCCCTGAACGGACCCAGGTCTATCGCAAGATGAGAGATATCGTTGTTGAAAAGTCACCTTGGGTTCCTGGGGTTCACCGCTTGGGATACCAAATGTACCAAGGTTGGCTAGATAACTTCAAATCCCACTCCATCATCAATGGCTCCTTTAAGTATTACAAAGTTAGGCCGAACAAATACAACAGTTTAGGGCCGAACTGGGTCTCGATCGATCACTTCCCCAACAGTACTTTTTTTTCTTGGGCCAAATTGCAACTTTCGATTTTGGGCGAAGCTGGGCAACCAAACAAAAGGTCGCAAGTATGA